The following proteins come from a genomic window of Galactobacillus timonensis:
- a CDS encoding aldo/keto reductase — translation MEPKAQRFELAPDYSISRVLNGCWQLSQGHSLNGPLDMSDVKKAFYELKDLGFTTFDCADIYTGAEEFIGSFIAELKKDPAFHEEDIQVHTKFVPDLEYLDKVDFAFTEKIIDRSLMRLHKDILDVVQFHWWDYDVDGMIRTAGYLDELRRKGKIRCVSGTNFDTKHLAMLVDAGIPIVSMQTQYSLFDRRPEKQMEKYCLDHGISLICYGTLAGGFFAERYIGVPREAIRPETRSQVKYLQVIEDSLGWDGYQKLLKMMKTMADHHSVGLSQISSRWVLDRPAVAAVIIGVRNSRHVYDNARIFSFDLSDEEKKQLDDFISAYPTLDGEPFKLERTIGSKYRNIMHMNINEDEQQ, via the coding sequence ATGGAACCAAAAGCACAGCGCTTTGAACTTGCGCCGGATTATTCGATCAGCCGCGTACTGAACGGCTGCTGGCAGCTGTCGCAGGGTCACAGCCTCAACGGCCCTCTCGACATGAGCGATGTAAAGAAGGCATTTTATGAGCTGAAGGATCTTGGATTTACAACTTTTGACTGCGCCGACATCTATACCGGTGCCGAAGAATTCATCGGTAGCTTCATCGCTGAACTGAAAAAGGACCCGGCCTTCCATGAGGAAGACATCCAGGTCCATACCAAATTCGTTCCCGATCTTGAATATCTGGACAAGGTCGACTTCGCATTCACCGAAAAGATCATCGACCGCTCCCTGATGCGGCTGCACAAGGACATTCTCGACGTCGTTCAGTTTCACTGGTGGGATTACGATGTGGACGGAATGATCCGTACCGCCGGCTATCTCGATGAACTGCGTAGAAAGGGAAAGATCCGCTGCGTTTCAGGAACCAATTTCGACACAAAGCATCTTGCGATGCTCGTGGATGCGGGCATTCCCATCGTATCCATGCAGACGCAGTATTCCCTCTTTGACCGCCGTCCGGAAAAGCAGATGGAGAAGTACTGCCTTGATCATGGCATTTCCCTGATCTGCTATGGAACGCTTGCGGGCGGATTCTTCGCCGAGCGCTATATCGGTGTTCCCCGGGAAGCGATCAGGCCCGAAACACGGTCGCAGGTCAAGTATCTGCAGGTCATTGAAGATTCGCTTGGATGGGATGGCTATCAGAAGCTTTTGAAAATGATGAAGACAATGGCCGATCATCATAGTGTCGGTCTATCACAGATCTCCTCCCGCTGGGTACTGGACAGACCAGCGGTAGCAGCCGTCATCATCGGCGTTCGCAACAGCCGTCACGTCTATGACAATGCCCGGATTTTCTCCTTTGATCTGAGTGATGAGGAAAAGAAGCAGCTGGATGACTTCATCAGCGCCTATCCCACGCTGGATGGAGAGCCGTTCAAACTGGAACGTACCATCGGCTCCAAGTACCGGAACATCATGCACATGAACATCAACGAAGACGAACAGCAGTAA
- a CDS encoding TIGR04076 family protein, whose protein sequence is MDDTFQLYDLKVEVVAGDKPMVCSHHAGDYFLVQGENLIFPANPSFSMYALAALIPILPAKQRVTDHNDWMYTDSEIACPDPNCGARFRITRIGIRTFHHSETTVVKMEEENNGTKSTAL, encoded by the coding sequence ATGGACGATACGTTTCAGCTTTATGACCTCAAGGTGGAAGTTGTCGCAGGCGATAAGCCGATGGTGTGCAGCCATCATGCCGGGGATTATTTCCTGGTTCAGGGAGAGAATCTCATCTTCCCCGCAAACCCTTCTTTTTCCATGTATGCACTGGCTGCCCTGATTCCAATATTGCCGGCGAAACAAAGAGTCACGGACCATAATGACTGGATGTATACGGACAGCGAAATCGCCTGCCCGGATCCAAATTGCGGTGCCCGCTTCCGCATTACGCGGATCGGAATCCGCACCTTTCATCACAGCGAAACAACCGTCGTAAAAATGGAGGAAGAGAACAATGGAACCAAAAGCACAGCGCTTTGA